The Accipiter gentilis chromosome 7, bAccGen1.1, whole genome shotgun sequence genome includes a region encoding these proteins:
- the IRX6 gene encoding iroquois-class homeodomain protein IRX-6 isoform X2, protein MSFSQFGYPYSTTSQFFVPASPSTTCCEAVPRSVPDASSAPAAASLCCAPYESRLLAPGRAELNAALGMYGAPYAAGQGYGNYLPYSAEPAALYTALNPQYEIKDGAGTLHSGIAQPAAYYSYDHSLGQYQYDRYGTVDFSGSARRKNATRETTSTLKTWLRRLKKENKMTWSPKNKAGEERKEETPREEEEYGAESEGREQKSCKEDKELRFSDLDDLEEEEEEEEEEEEEESRKPEKGRASSLQEAPSLGAAPPEAPRSDCSLPGPFRAFPCAKAPAADFAPAALAGPPPPYAPTEKPRIWSLARTAGASAARRGSPEGRGAEGGGGAAGEQPLPAKAFRSSAFNLQPLPRSCASHRGLGEPCQYAAAGEGFGRGAKGGPGGAELGGTCLDRLRTAFRPVLRRAARPFLSAGDGTPAASEALGLKRRKDPLPGPAMTSPPCRHGPRLSLPCPRRGNVPPRHNVLLTWGREARRAERPRPQDRRLPPPRRRPLAVCSTPLINVFAKKKKKKKKKKKKEEKKANLFFSFPTS, encoded by the exons ATGTCCTTCTCTCAGTTCGGATATCCCTACAGCACCACTTCACAG TTTTTCGTGCCCGCCAGCCCCAGCACGACCTGCTGCGAGGCTGTCCCCCGCTCCGTGCCGGATGCCTCCTCggcgccggccgccgcctccctctGCTGCGCCCCGTACGAGAGCCGGCTGCTGGCGCCCGGCCGCGCCGAGCTCAATGCGGCGCTGGGCATGTACGGTGCCCCGTACGCCGCCGGCCAGGGCTACGGCAACTACCTGCCCTACAGCGCCGAGCCCGCCGCGCTCTACACCGCGCTG AACCCCCAGTATGAAATCAAGGACGGCGCCGGCACGTTGCACTCGGGGATCGCGCAGCCCGCTGCCTACTACTCCTACGATCATTCCTTGGGGCAGTACCAGTACGACAG GTACGGGACGGTGGATTTCAGTGGTTCGGCCAGACGCAAAAATGCAACGCGAGAGACGACGAGCACCCTCAAGACGTGGTT ACGGAGgctcaagaaagaaaacaaaatgacctGGTCTCCCAAGAACAAAGcgggggaagagaggaaagaagaaaccccGCGGGAAGAGGAGGAATACGGCGCGGAGAGCGAAGGCAGAG agcagaagagctgCAAGGAGGACAAGGAGCTGCGGTTCAGCGACCTGGAcgacctggaggaggaggaggaggaggaggaggaggaggaggaggaggagtcgAGGAAGCCGGAGAAGGGCCGGGCCAGCTCCCTGCAGGAAGCCCCCAGCCTCGGCGCGGCGCCGCCCGAGGCTCCGCGGAGTGACTGCAGCCTGCCCGGCCCCTTCCGCGCCTTTCCCTGCGCCAAGGCCCCCGCCGCGGACTTCGCCCCCGCCGCCCtggccggcccgccgccgccctaCGCGCCCACGGAGAAGCCGCGCATCTGGTCGCTGGCGCGCACCGCCGGGGCCAGCGCGGCGCGCAGGGGCAGCCCCGAGGGCCGCGGCgcggagggaggcggcggcgcggcgggggagcagcccctgcccgccaagGCCTTCCGGAGCTCCGCTTTCAACCTGCAGCCGCTCCCGCGGAGCTGCGCGTCCCACCGCGGCCTGGGGGAGCCGTGCCAGTACGCGGCGGCGGGCGAAG GCTTCGGGCGGGGCGCCAAGGGCGGCCCGGGGGGCGCCGAGCTGGGCGGGACCTGCCTGGACAGGCTGCGGACGGCGTTCCGGCCGGTGCTGCGGAG GGCCGCCCGCCCCTTTCTGAGCGCTGGCGACGGGACTCCGGCTGCAAGCGAGGCTCTCGGCTTGAAACGACGAAAGGACCCTCTCCCCGGCCCGGCGATGACTTCCCCGCCCTGCAGGCACGGCCCGCGGCTCAGCCTCCCCTGCCCTCGCCGGGGAAACGTCCCGCCACGGCACAACGTGCTTCTCACATGGGGCCGAGAGGCGCGGCGGGCGGAGCGGCCGCGCCCGCAGGACcggcgcctcccccccccccgccgccgcccgcttgCCGTTTGTTCAACACCCCTCATTAAcgtctttgcaaaaaaaaaaaaaaaaaaaaaaaaaaaaaaaaaaaaggaagaaaaaaaagctaatcttttcttttccttccccacgTCGtga
- the IRX6 gene encoding iroquois-class homeodomain protein IRX-6 isoform X1, which translates to MSFSQFGYPYSTTSQFFVPASPSTTCCEAVPRSVPDASSAPAAASLCCAPYESRLLAPGRAELNAALGMYGAPYAAGQGYGNYLPYSAEPAALYTALNPQYEIKDGAGTLHSGIAQPAAYYSYDHSLGQYQYDRYGTVDFSGSARRKNATRETTSTLKTWLYEHRKNPYPTKGEKIMLAIITKMTLTQVSTWFANARRRLKKENKMTWSPKNKAGEERKEETPREEEEYGAESEGREQKSCKEDKELRFSDLDDLEEEEEEEEEEEEEESRKPEKGRASSLQEAPSLGAAPPEAPRSDCSLPGPFRAFPCAKAPAADFAPAALAGPPPPYAPTEKPRIWSLARTAGASAARRGSPEGRGAEGGGGAAGEQPLPAKAFRSSAFNLQPLPRSCASHRGLGEPCQYAAAGEGFGRGAKGGPGGAELGGTCLDRLRTAFRPVLRRAARPFLSAGDGTPAASEALGLKRRKDPLPGPAMTSPPCRHGPRLSLPCPRRGNVPPRHNVLLTWGREARRAERPRPQDRRLPPPRRRPLAVCSTPLINVFAKKKKKKKKKKKKEEKKANLFFSFPTS; encoded by the exons ATGTCCTTCTCTCAGTTCGGATATCCCTACAGCACCACTTCACAG TTTTTCGTGCCCGCCAGCCCCAGCACGACCTGCTGCGAGGCTGTCCCCCGCTCCGTGCCGGATGCCTCCTCggcgccggccgccgcctccctctGCTGCGCCCCGTACGAGAGCCGGCTGCTGGCGCCCGGCCGCGCCGAGCTCAATGCGGCGCTGGGCATGTACGGTGCCCCGTACGCCGCCGGCCAGGGCTACGGCAACTACCTGCCCTACAGCGCCGAGCCCGCCGCGCTCTACACCGCGCTG AACCCCCAGTATGAAATCAAGGACGGCGCCGGCACGTTGCACTCGGGGATCGCGCAGCCCGCTGCCTACTACTCCTACGATCATTCCTTGGGGCAGTACCAGTACGACAG GTACGGGACGGTGGATTTCAGTGGTTCGGCCAGACGCAAAAATGCAACGCGAGAGACGACGAGCACCCTCAAGACGTGGTTGTACGAGCACCGCAAAAACCCCTACCCCACCAAAGGAGAGAAAATCATGCTGGCCATCATCACCAAAATGACCCTGACGCAAGTGTCCACTTGGTTTGCTAACGCCAGACGGAGgctcaagaaagaaaacaaaatgacctGGTCTCCCAAGAACAAAGcgggggaagagaggaaagaagaaaccccGCGGGAAGAGGAGGAATACGGCGCGGAGAGCGAAGGCAGAG agcagaagagctgCAAGGAGGACAAGGAGCTGCGGTTCAGCGACCTGGAcgacctggaggaggaggaggaggaggaggaggaggaggaggaggaggagtcgAGGAAGCCGGAGAAGGGCCGGGCCAGCTCCCTGCAGGAAGCCCCCAGCCTCGGCGCGGCGCCGCCCGAGGCTCCGCGGAGTGACTGCAGCCTGCCCGGCCCCTTCCGCGCCTTTCCCTGCGCCAAGGCCCCCGCCGCGGACTTCGCCCCCGCCGCCCtggccggcccgccgccgccctaCGCGCCCACGGAGAAGCCGCGCATCTGGTCGCTGGCGCGCACCGCCGGGGCCAGCGCGGCGCGCAGGGGCAGCCCCGAGGGCCGCGGCgcggagggaggcggcggcgcggcgggggagcagcccctgcccgccaagGCCTTCCGGAGCTCCGCTTTCAACCTGCAGCCGCTCCCGCGGAGCTGCGCGTCCCACCGCGGCCTGGGGGAGCCGTGCCAGTACGCGGCGGCGGGCGAAG GCTTCGGGCGGGGCGCCAAGGGCGGCCCGGGGGGCGCCGAGCTGGGCGGGACCTGCCTGGACAGGCTGCGGACGGCGTTCCGGCCGGTGCTGCGGAG GGCCGCCCGCCCCTTTCTGAGCGCTGGCGACGGGACTCCGGCTGCAAGCGAGGCTCTCGGCTTGAAACGACGAAAGGACCCTCTCCCCGGCCCGGCGATGACTTCCCCGCCCTGCAGGCACGGCCCGCGGCTCAGCCTCCCCTGCCCTCGCCGGGGAAACGTCCCGCCACGGCACAACGTGCTTCTCACATGGGGCCGAGAGGCGCGGCGGGCGGAGCGGCCGCGCCCGCAGGACcggcgcctcccccccccccgccgccgcccgcttgCCGTTTGTTCAACACCCCTCATTAAcgtctttgcaaaaaaaaaaaaaaaaaaaaaaaaaaaaaaaaaaaaggaagaaaaaaaagctaatcttttcttttccttccccacgTCGtga